A genomic segment from Triticum dicoccoides isolate Atlit2015 ecotype Zavitan chromosome 1A, WEW_v2.0, whole genome shotgun sequence encodes:
- the LOC119284617 gene encoding uncharacterized protein LOC119284617 yields MGVQAKHDTLGIKKVLKCSIRISYRCASEHWALFSLALLLYLLYRSSPGLFAFLLSTSPVIICATLLLGILLSYGSTHLPESVEDRKTDTDSSAPRFGCFSRNVHFGAHQGFSVPAVKESTVGFKCWEIRNPSFSKARADKLTELDDTVPLLKESVDQGDERVYGHDRLTELFASISSMVTLQQEVGMEKFMKADHEREFRDPFSNNDNSTEYASLFEDAGQRRVDEKETTFGLCSSSENDRENDETVRKENQDKLLTDDQSDNVGEVSEDNPAKKPAGTCKWGRAFSVRQRKKLDGIKIEPINVDISSQLDSSLVSPCARVGNHDVSSDFDSVKPEFSSSDITMVDVAPMLDGNDPPLSNDDSGKLEDSSCDITMADVAPMLDEIDPPLGNEFPSPEPIDNDDSVCGSNFCCLDPQMDSDNNSKPDTSKAENDAKDGEKKKDDGGNQPEFLGTADEDKNAMDLGYSEVERSRRLEFLMAKRRSRKNIIFDLDGNDACQSADRFSRFRMQVQPISVSRRSPFDLASDPDEAAIPGSAPSIMHRRNNLFEPPSEQSDDGGVSAHDNLDSQEIMTGSRRDMVFKRHDTFNFGGQERHRSRFKPCFVLDAMDIQEESTGSFQRQFSDKSVSKLSAVSECDTLSSVADQEESNNLVKKDFQRWFSDKSVSRLSVVSESDTLSLGADQEECNDLVKKDFQRWFSDKSMSRLSVVSGSDALSLAAGQEERSDFNKDFLWYFQRQFSDKSMSKVTVVSESDALSLVADQEEHTDFNKDFLWYFQRQFSDKSVSRQSVVAESDIISSVTDQEDRSDLVEKDVLLGDTSPELPRQESDVGNAGSKCPDTVDFLGDETLNAAVASGMEPEPVCNAAT; encoded by the coding sequence ATGGGTGTCCAGGCCAAGCATGATACATTAGGCATCAAGAAAGTTTTGAAGTGCTCTATCAGAATAAGCTATAGATGTGCCTCTGAACACTGGGCTCTCTTCAGTCTAGCCCTACTGCTTTACCTGCTGTACAGATCTTCACCGGGTCTCTTCGCTTTCCTTCTCTCCACTTCCCCTGTAATTATTTGCGCCACCCTTCTTCTTGGTATACTGCTAAGTTATGGGAGCACACATCTTCCTGAGTCCGTTGAAGACCGGAAGACTGACACAGATAGTTCAGCTCCCAGGTTTGGATGTTTTTCCAGAAATGTTCATTTTGGAGCACATCAGGGATTTTCAGTGCCTGCAGTTAAGGAGAGCACAGTTGGCTTTAAATGTTGGGAAATCAGAAACCCAAGTTTTAGCAAGGCAAGGGCTGACAAGCTTACTGAGCTGGATGATACTGTTCCTCTTTTGAAGGAATCAGTTGATCAAGGAGATGAGAGAGTTTATGGACATGATAGACTCACTGAACTCTTCGCTTCTATTTCTTCCATGGTGACACTGCAGCAAGAGGTTGGTATGGAGAAATTCATGAAGGCTGATCATGAACGGGAGTTCAGAGATCCATTTTCCAACAATGATAATAGTACCGAGTATGCTAGCCTGTTTGAGGATGCTGGTCAAAGAAGAGTTGATGAGAAGGAGACAACATTTGGCTTATGCTCTTCCAGTGAGAATGATAGGGAAAATGATGAAACAGTAAGAAAGGAAAATCAAGATAAATTGTTGACAGATGATCAAAGTGATAATGTGGGAGAGGTTTCAGAAGATAACCCAGCTAAAAAACCGGCTGGTACTTGCAAATGGGGCCGTGCTTTTTCTGTCCGTCAGAGAAAGAAGCTTGATGGGATAAAGATTGAGCCTATCAATGTTGATATCAGCAGCCAGTTAGACTCTTCTCTAGTTTCACCATGTGCAAGAGTTGGCAACCATGATGTTTCATCAGATTTTGATTCTGTCAAGCCAGAGTTTTCCTCTTCTGATATCACTATGGTTGACGTTGCTCCAATGCTCGATGGTAATGATCCTCCTTTAAGCAATGATGATTCTGGTAAGCTAGAGGATTCCTCTTGTGATATCACTATGGCTGATGTTGCTCCAATGCTTGATGAGATTGATCCTCCTTTAGGCAATGAATTCCCTAGCCCCGAGCCCATTGACAATGATGATTCTGTCTGCGGTTCCAACTTCTGCTGCCTGGATCCTCAAATGGACAGTGATAATAACAGCAAGCCTGATACTAGTAAagctgaaaatgatgctaaggatggAGAAAAGAAGAAGGATGATGGTGGGAACCAACCTGAATTTCTTGGGACAGCAGACGAAGATAAGAATGCCATGGATCTTGGGTACTCTGAGGTGGAAAGGAGTCGTAGATTGGAGTTCTTGATGGCTAAGAGAAGATCAAGGAAGAATATAATATTTGATCTTGATGGAAATGATGCTTGTCAGAGTGCAGATAGATTTTCACGTTTCCGTATGCAAGTTCAGCCCATTTCAGTATCAAGGAGGAGCCCTTTTGACCTTGCTTCTGATCCTGATGAGGCAGCCATTCCTGGCTCGGCTCCTTCAATCATGCATCGGCGAAATAACCTGTTTGAACCCCCTTCTGAACAATCAGATGATGGTGGTGTATCTGCACATGATAACTTGGATTCTCAAGAAATCATGACAGGTTCCCGCCGAGACATGGTCTTCAAGAGGCATGATACCTTCAATTTTGGCGGCCAAGAGAGACACCGTTCTCGATTTAAGCCATGTTTCGTGCTGGATGCAATGGATATTCAGGAAGAAAGTACAGGCAGTTTCCAGAGGCAGTTCAGTGACAAGAGTGTGTCAAAACTAAGTGCTGTATCTGAGTGTGATACCCTTTCTTCGGTCGCTGATCAAGAGGAAAGCAACAACCTCGTCAAAAAGGATTTCCAGAGGTGGTTCAGTGACAAGAGCGTGTCAAGACTGAGCGTTGTTTCTGAATCTGACACCCTTTCTTTGGGCGCCGATCAAGAGGAATGCAACGACCTTGTGAAAAAGGATTTCCAGAGGTGGTTCAGTGACAAGAGCATGTCGAGGCTGAGCGTTGTTTCTGGATCTGACGCCCTTTCTTTGGCCGCCGGTCAAGAGGAACGCAGCGACTTCAATAAGGACTTCCTCTGGTATTTCCAGAGGCAGTTCAGTGACAAGAGCATGTCGAAAGTAACTGTTGTTTCTGAATCCGATGCCCTTTCTTTGGTCGCCGACCAGGAGGAACACACCGACTTCAATAAGGATTTCCTTTGGTACTTCCAGAGGCAGTTCAGCGACAAGAGCGTGTCGAGGCAGAGCGTTGTTGCTGAATCTGATATCATTTCGTCAGTCACCGATCAAGAGGACCGCAGCGACCTCGTCGAGAAGGATGTCCTTTTGGGGGACACGTCGCCAGAGCTGCCAAGACAGGAAAGTGATGTTGGAAATGCTGGAAGCAAATGCCCAGACACGGTTGATTTTTTGGGTGATGAAACTCTGAATGCCGCTGTCGCCAGTGGGATGGAGCCTGAGCCAGTGTGCAATGCTGCAACATAG
- the LOC119284626 gene encoding UV radiation resistance-associated protein-like, giving the protein MSARAGPDPNSDKSVAWPDLRGSLERAGALAAELAAAAEERARLARRLEAALEVRRESVRQGAALDELSRRLERRRARADELAVARRRAAEGVERRKEQMQAQIERVLPLSRALAAAHRQVQEAKELKSAEKARLGDLQRLLRTRQQSMVAQVAALYPVRVFRDLPAAENHHSRTNGECRTPLEENGALPQEMNGNGRHLLSIIKSPHVGPLTFFGWQIGKPKTKQPSYSHKELQRSAAVLGYAAHAVLLIASYLDIPLRYPLRFGGSRSYVGDRLPSAEASSMGSTEHRRVGSADSKLTDYPLFLEYQDDLTKASYAIHLLQKDTEQLLNYIGAESSGRNAFGNLRELIRIVQSDEYLYI; this is encoded by the exons ATGAGCGCCAGGGCCGGGCCGGATCCCAACTCCGACAAGTCGGTCGCGTGGCCGGACCTCCGGGGAAGCCTCGAGCGGGCCGGCGCCCTCGCCGCGGAGCTCGCGGCCGCGGCGGAGGAACGGGCACGCCTGGCGCGccgcctcgaggccgcgctcgag GTGAGGAGGGAGTCGGTGCGGCAGGGCGCGGCGCTGGACGAGCTGAGCCGGCGGCTGGAGCGGCGGCGGGCGCGCGCGGACGAGCTCGCCGTCGCCAGGCGGAGGGCCGCCGAGGGCGTGGAACGGCGCAAGGAGCAGATGCAGGCGCAGATCGAGCGGGTGCTGCCGCTCTCCAGGGCCCTCGCCGCCGCGCACCGCCAAGTGCAG GAAGCCAAAGAGTTGAAATCCGCGGAGAAGGCGCGGCTTGGGGATCTGCAGAGGCTGCTCAGGACGAGGCAGCAGTCCATGGTAGCCCAGGTCGCCGCCCTGTACCCTGTCAGGGTCTTCCGAGACCTGCCGGCTGCAGAGAACCACCATTCCCGTACCAATG GAGAGTGCCGAACACCTTTGGAAGAGAATGGGGCACTTCCGCAAGAAATGAATGGAAATGGAAGACATTTACTCAGCATTATCAAATCTCCACATGTTGGCCCCTTGACATTTTTTGGTTGGCAAATTGGAAAGCCCAAGACAAAGCAGCCAAGTTACAGTCACAAGGAGCTTCAGAGGTCAGCAGCTGTGCTTGGATATGCAGCACAT GCAGTCTTGCTTATTGCTTCATATCTTGACATTCCCCTCCGATATCCTTTGCGCTTTGGAGGATCACGATCTTATGTTGGTGATCGTTTGCCTTCAGCTGAAGCATCATCCATGGGTTCAACGGAACATCGAAGGGTCGGCAGCGCTGACTCAAAACTAACAGATTATCCCCTTTTCTTGGAATATCAAGATGACTTGACAAAGGCATCCTACGCCATTCACTTGTTGCAAAAG GATACGGAGCAGCTCTTGAACTACATCGGAGCAGAGAGTTCTGGGAGGAATGCATTTGGTAATCTGCGGGAGCTTATTAGGATTGTACAGTCAGATGAGTATCTGTACATATGA
- the LOC119284633 gene encoding transcription factor GAMYB-like isoform X2: MTRAKSENDRVMPGPDQVDLASHDDDSARESPRRRAGPQLKKGPWTPAEDAILEAYVKKHGVQNWNVVQKDTGLLRCGKSCRLRWANHLRPDLKKGTFTKEEENLIIKLHSKMGNKWARMAARLPGRTDNEIKNYWNTRIKKCQRTSTPIYPAEICLQASNEDQHESADFSFSEKLANDLLHGNGLYDPSSTWGDFIDDQEALSYAPQLPDVSFSNLPGLYFESTNHGFVDQVNQAEVLKESEISFPWLNAAINGTFDGSHAFSNGNFSTSRPMTGPWKMELPSFQFAGSDPNNWSAYSRTCAAQGANFADPCMRSSAAMASAKFEHMCMIPGNSGQLEEPLPEAHAVSSAENQQLSVGSSSASTGSPCDAMVETSELHFLERDPNLYALVNSCSPASPLCQASPDELPCSDFSSASPVFVSDEPTILQYEKGFLLPHPEDSGADAFSHWNAMPPIFQ; this comes from the exons ATGACTCGGGCTAAGAGCGAGAACGACCGGGTGATGCCTGGTCCGGACCAGGTTGACTTGGCATCCCACGATGATGATAGCGCGAGGGAGTCACCACGTAGGAGAGCTGGACCACAACTGAAGAAAGGCCCTTGGACACCGGCCGAGGATGCCATCTTGGAGGCGTATGTTAAGAAGCATGGTGTGCAGAACTGGAATGTGGTGCAGAAGGACACCGGGCTgttaaggtgcggcaagagctgccGTCTCCGCTGGGCAAACCACCTGAGGCCCGACCTAAAGAAGGGCACTTTCACCAAAGAGGAGGAGAACCTAATCATTAAGCTCCATTCCAAAATGGGGAATAAGTGGGCTCGAATGGCTGCCCGT TTGCCAGGGCGCACTGATAATGAAATAAAAAACTACTGGAACACTCGAATAAAGAAATGCCAGCGCACCTCTACGCCTATATATCCTGCTGAAATATGCCTACAGGCTTCAAATGAAGATCAGCATGAGTCCGCTGACTTCAGTTTTAGCGAGAAGCTGGCCAATGATCTCCTCCATGGAAATGGTTTATATGATCCCAGTTCAACGTGGGGCGATTTCATTGATGACCAAGAAGCTTTGTCTTATGCGCCCCAGCTTCCAGATGTTTCTTTCAGCAATTTACCTGGTCTGTACTTTGAGTCAACAAACCATGGCTTCGTGGATCAAGTTAACCAAGCAGAAGTTCTGAAAGAATCTGAGATTTCATTTCCTTGGTTGAACGCGGCCATCAATG GTACCTTCGATGGCAGCCATGCCTTTTCAAATGGCAACTTCTCTACTTCTAGGCCCATGACTGGTCCCTGGAAGATGGAGCTCCCTTCATTCCAATTTGCTGGATCTGATCCAAACAACTGGTCCGCATACTCAAGGACCTGTGCTGCGCAGGGTGCCAACTTTGCTGATCCCTGCATGCGCTCATCAGCGGCAATGGCATCAGCTAAGTTTGAGCACATGTGCATGATACCAGGGAACAGCGGTCAGTTGGAAGAGCCGCTTCCAGAAGCTCATGCAGTAAGCTCTGCAGAGAACCAGCAGCTGTCCGTGGGGAGTTCGAGTGCCTCTACTGGCTCACCCTGCGATGCTATGGTGGAAACATCAGAGCTCCATTTCTTGGAGCGAGACCCCAACCTGTACGCTCTTGTCAACAGCTGTTCGCCCGCCTCGCCTCTTTGCCAAGCATCGCCTGATGAGTTACCGTGCTCCGATTTTTCATCTG CGAGCCCTGTGTTTGTATCAGATGAACCAACAATCCTGCAATACGAAAAAGGATTTCTCTTGCCTCATCCTGAAGATTCCGGGGCAGACGCATTCTCCCATTGGAACGCGATGCCGCCCATCTTCCAGTGA
- the LOC119284633 gene encoding transcription factor GAMYB-like isoform X1, with translation MTRAKSENDRVMPGPDQVDLASHDDDSARESPRRRAGPQLKKGPWTPAEDAILEAYVKKHGVQNWNVVQKDTGLLRCGKSCRLRWANHLRPDLKKGTFTKEEENLIIKLHSKMGNKWARMAARLPGRTDNEIKNYWNTRIKKCQRTSTPIYPAEICLQASNEDQHESADFSFSEKLANDLLHGNGLYDPSSTWGDFIDDQEALSYAPQLPDVSFSNLPGLYFESTNHGFVDQVNQAEVLKESEISFPWLNAAINGTFDGSHAFSNGNFSTSRPMTGPWKMELPSFQFAGSDPNNWSAYSRTCAAQGANFADPCMRSSAAMASAKFEHMCMIPGNSGQLEEPLPEAHAVSSAENQQLSVGSSSASTGSPCDAMVETSELHFLERDPNLYALVNSCSPASPLCQASPDELPCSDFSSAASPVFVSDEPTILQYEKGFLLPHPEDSGADAFSHWNAMPPIFQ, from the exons ATGACTCGGGCTAAGAGCGAGAACGACCGGGTGATGCCTGGTCCGGACCAGGTTGACTTGGCATCCCACGATGATGATAGCGCGAGGGAGTCACCACGTAGGAGAGCTGGACCACAACTGAAGAAAGGCCCTTGGACACCGGCCGAGGATGCCATCTTGGAGGCGTATGTTAAGAAGCATGGTGTGCAGAACTGGAATGTGGTGCAGAAGGACACCGGGCTgttaaggtgcggcaagagctgccGTCTCCGCTGGGCAAACCACCTGAGGCCCGACCTAAAGAAGGGCACTTTCACCAAAGAGGAGGAGAACCTAATCATTAAGCTCCATTCCAAAATGGGGAATAAGTGGGCTCGAATGGCTGCCCGT TTGCCAGGGCGCACTGATAATGAAATAAAAAACTACTGGAACACTCGAATAAAGAAATGCCAGCGCACCTCTACGCCTATATATCCTGCTGAAATATGCCTACAGGCTTCAAATGAAGATCAGCATGAGTCCGCTGACTTCAGTTTTAGCGAGAAGCTGGCCAATGATCTCCTCCATGGAAATGGTTTATATGATCCCAGTTCAACGTGGGGCGATTTCATTGATGACCAAGAAGCTTTGTCTTATGCGCCCCAGCTTCCAGATGTTTCTTTCAGCAATTTACCTGGTCTGTACTTTGAGTCAACAAACCATGGCTTCGTGGATCAAGTTAACCAAGCAGAAGTTCTGAAAGAATCTGAGATTTCATTTCCTTGGTTGAACGCGGCCATCAATG GTACCTTCGATGGCAGCCATGCCTTTTCAAATGGCAACTTCTCTACTTCTAGGCCCATGACTGGTCCCTGGAAGATGGAGCTCCCTTCATTCCAATTTGCTGGATCTGATCCAAACAACTGGTCCGCATACTCAAGGACCTGTGCTGCGCAGGGTGCCAACTTTGCTGATCCCTGCATGCGCTCATCAGCGGCAATGGCATCAGCTAAGTTTGAGCACATGTGCATGATACCAGGGAACAGCGGTCAGTTGGAAGAGCCGCTTCCAGAAGCTCATGCAGTAAGCTCTGCAGAGAACCAGCAGCTGTCCGTGGGGAGTTCGAGTGCCTCTACTGGCTCACCCTGCGATGCTATGGTGGAAACATCAGAGCTCCATTTCTTGGAGCGAGACCCCAACCTGTACGCTCTTGTCAACAGCTGTTCGCCCGCCTCGCCTCTTTGCCAAGCATCGCCTGATGAGTTACCGTGCTCCGATTTTTCATCTG CAGCGAGCCCTGTGTTTGTATCAGATGAACCAACAATCCTGCAATACGAAAAAGGATTTCTCTTGCCTCATCCTGAAGATTCCGGGGCAGACGCATTCTCCCATTGGAACGCGATGCCGCCCATCTTCCAGTGA